DNA from Kitasatospora acidiphila:
GCCGCTTGGGGGTCCTCCGGCCGAAGACGGGAGGAGGGCCCATTGTGCCTGGCGTGACCGCCGGCCGGGGAGGCTGCGCCGAGCAACTGCTCCAGCTCGCGCTGCCGTTCGGCGGCGGTGGCCAGCAGCTGGTCGGCCAGCTCGGTGAGCAGCTGCTCCGGCTCGCCCGGAGCCAGCGCCAGCAGCGAACCCATCGGGCTGGACTCCAACCGCACCTGCTCGGCGGCCAGTTCACCGATCCGGGCGCTCAGCCACTCCAGGCGCTGGCGCAGCCACTGGCCGCGCTCCGGGGCCTGCGGGTGCGGGGCCGCCTCGGGCGCCGTCGACCACTCCTCGGCGAGCGCCCGCAGCCCCGCGGTGTCGCCGCGGCCGTAGGCCTCGTTGGCCCGCGCGATGAACTCCGAGCGGCGCTGCTGCTCAGCCGGCTCGGTGGTCAGGTCGGGGTGGGCGGCGCGGGCCAGCTCCCGGTAGAGCCGCTGCGCCTCCTTGTCGGGACGGACCCGGCGGGGCGGCTGGGAGACCTGCGGCTCGCTCGGCGGGCGCGGCTCGGACCGGGCCGCCTCGGCCTCCCGGATGTCGGCGAACAGCGCGTCCAGGTCGGGCAGCTCGGCCACCACCTGGCGGGCCTCGGCCGCCCGGCGGACGTCCTCCGGGTCGCCGGTGCGGGCCGCCCGCGCCTCGGCGACCAGCGCCTCCAGCTCGTCCAGCCGGGCGTAGAGCGGGCCCAGTCGCTCATGGTGGATCAACGCGAAGTTGTCGATCTCCACCCGCAGCGTGGCCACGTCCACGTCCAGGGTCAGCCAGGCCAGCTCGGTGGCCGCGACCCGCTCCTCCAGGAGCGCCAACTCGGGGTCGAACCACTGCACGGGAGTGCTCATGCGCCCACCCCGCAAAGCCCGACGAGGGCAGCCGCCCACGCGCACCCCTCGGCGATTACGTCGCTCTGCTCGCTCACGTCGCCTCGCTCATCCACCCGGCCGAGCCTACCCGGGGGCGCGCGGGGCGCCGAGTACAGCGATTTCAGGTCAGGAATTGATGGACAGACCGTGCGAGACGGCGCACGCTGGGTGACACGCAACTGATACTGAGCAATCTGGCGGTTTCGGTACCGGTCTCCGGTCCGTCCGTGCTTCGCTGGGAGCGGCAACAGCGACGCGGAGACCTGACAGCCGCACAGGTGGCGGCCCCAGCGCGGCCGGACAGGCGGGAGCGATAGCAACCCCATGGCGGATGACCCGAACTCCACAGTGGACACCCCCAGCGAACTCATCGGTGCCGTTGGCGCGTTGACGCCGACCACCGCGGAGCCGAGCGCGGCCGGGCAGCAGCCGGCCGGTGTGGTGGCCATGGTGCGGCTGGCGGCCGTGCTGATCGACCCGGACGGCCGGATCGCGCTCTGGACCCGGGCGGCCGAGGAGCTCTTCGGCCACCGCACCGGGGCGGTGCAGGGCCGGCCGGCCCGCGGCCTGCTGCCGGCCGTGGAGCCACGGATCGCCAGCGGGCCGCCGCTGCCGGCCGCCCGGCGCTGCGACGCCTTCGACACCCTGGACGACCTGACCAGGAGCGGCGCCTGGGCCGGCCTGATGCCGGTGACCGACCGGGAGGACCGGGCCCGCTCGGTGCTCTGGTGGGCCTATCCGCTGGTCGAGCCGGACGGCCGCAGCCTGCTGGTGCTGGCCGCCGACGCCCGGCCGCTGCGGGCCCGCGGGCCACGGATCGCGATCGGCCGGAAACTGATGCCCTACGCCGCCGCCGAGGCCGGGCAGGGCGCCTTCCACTGGATCTCGGCCACCCTGGGCCCGGCCACGCCGGGCGGTGCGGGGCCGCTCGCCCCGCTGCTGCCGCGGATCAGCCCGACCCGGCAGCGGCTGCTGCTGCGCCAGGTGGCCGCCGCCGGGGTGCCGGCCCTCTGGGTGGACGCCGGCACCCGGCTGCCGGTGGTCCCCTACGAGCCGCAGACCGCCGGGGTGGCGGCGCTGGCCGCCGGGCTGGGCCGGCGCTATCCGACCGCCCAGCAGCGGGTCAGCGCGGCGGGCGGCTCGCCTGCCCTGCGGGTGGTCCCGGACCCGGCCGGCGAGCCCTGCCCCGACCCGGCCTCGCCGGTGCCGGCCCCGCGCGGTGGTGCGGCCTCGACCGGCGCCAACGGCCACGCCCGGGACGGCGCCGAGCAGCTGTCCCAGCTGCTGACCAACGGGCAGGCGGGGGAGCAGCTGACCCTGCTGAACGAGGTCGGCTCCAAGGTCGGCACCACCCTGGAGCTGGACACCACCGCCCGCGAGCTCTGCCAGGTGCTGGTGCCCCGGGTCGCCGACTTCGCCTGCGTGGACCTGCTGGACCGGCTGATCTCGGACGCCGAACTGCCCGAGGAGCAGCCGGACGACGACACCATGCTGCGCCGGGTGGCCCGCAGCTTCCACCGGGCCGGCGACGAGTGGGGGCACGTGCTGGACGAGGGCGCGCTGCTGGCGATGCCGCGCTCCACCCCTCCCGGGATGGCGCTGCAGCGCAACCAGGCGGTGCTGGTCCCGGTGGTCGACGCGGACATCGCGGTGGACTACGCGGCGGCGCTGGGCGGCGGCCCCGGCCTGGTCCCGGTGGTCTCCGGGCGCTCGATGCTGGTGCTGCCGCTGTCCGCGCGCGGCACCGTGCTGGGCATCCTCAAGCTGCTGCGGCTGCCGGACCGGGCGCCGTTCGACGAGTCGGACGCCGCCACCCTGCTGGAGCTGGCCGCCCGGGCCGCGCTGTCGCTGGACAACGCCCGGCTGCACCGGGCCGAGTCCAAGGTGGCCACCACCCTGCAGCGCTCGATGATCCCGAGCCGGCCGCCGCAGATCCCCGGCGTGCAGATCGCCCACCGCTACATGCCGGGCGACCGCCGGGCAGAGGTGGGCGGCGACTGGTTCGACGCGATCCAGCTGCCCGGCAGCCGGGTGGCGCTGGTGGTCGGCGACGTGATGGGGCACGGGCTGCACTCGGCCGCCGCGATGGGCCGGTTCCGCACCGCGATGCAGACCCTGGCCGCGCTCGACCTGCCGCCCGGGCAGCTGCTGCGCCACCTGGACAACCTGGCCCAGAAGATCGGCGACGACCACCTGGCCACCTGCCTCTACGCGGTCTACGACCCGATCAACCGCACCTGCGAGCTGGCCAGCGCCGGCCATGTGCCGCCGGTGCTGGTGCACCCGGACGGCACCGGTGAGCTGCTGGAGATCCCGGCCG
Protein-coding regions in this window:
- a CDS encoding rhodanese-like domain-containing protein, translating into MSTPVQWFDPELALLEERVAATELAWLTLDVDVATLRVEIDNFALIHHERLGPLYARLDELEALVAEARAARTGDPEDVRRAAEARQVVAELPDLDALFADIREAEAARSEPRPPSEPQVSQPPRRVRPDKEAQRLYRELARAAHPDLTTEPAEQQRRSEFIARANEAYGRGDTAGLRALAEEWSTAPEAAPHPQAPERGQWLRQRLEWLSARIGELAAEQVRLESSPMGSLLALAPGEPEQLLTELADQLLATAAERQRELEQLLGAASPAGGHARHNGPSSRLRPEDPQAAHQPPSPQETSSMFQQIPTVLVETVPAGAALIDVREQDEWDAGHAEGALHLPMSQFTARLDELPDGPLYVVCRVGGRSAQVVQYLVAQGREAFNVDGGMFAWEQAGRPLVSGSGDQAYVL
- a CDS encoding SpoIIE family protein phosphatase, which produces MADDPNSTVDTPSELIGAVGALTPTTAEPSAAGQQPAGVVAMVRLAAVLIDPDGRIALWTRAAEELFGHRTGAVQGRPARGLLPAVEPRIASGPPLPAARRCDAFDTLDDLTRSGAWAGLMPVTDREDRARSVLWWAYPLVEPDGRSLLVLAADARPLRARGPRIAIGRKLMPYAAAEAGQGAFHWISATLGPATPGGAGPLAPLLPRISPTRQRLLLRQVAAAGVPALWVDAGTRLPVVPYEPQTAGVAALAAGLGRRYPTAQQRVSAAGGSPALRVVPDPAGEPCPDPASPVPAPRGGAASTGANGHARDGAEQLSQLLTNGQAGEQLTLLNEVGSKVGTTLELDTTARELCQVLVPRVADFACVDLLDRLISDAELPEEQPDDDTMLRRVARSFHRAGDEWGHVLDEGALLAMPRSTPPGMALQRNQAVLVPVVDADIAVDYAAALGGGPGLVPVVSGRSMLVLPLSARGTVLGILKLLRLPDRAPFDESDAATLLELAARAALSLDNARLHRAESKVATTLQRSMIPSRPPQIPGVQIAHRYMPGDRRAEVGGDWFDAIQLPGSRVALVVGDVMGHGLHSAAAMGRFRTAMQTLAALDLPPGQLLRHLDNLAQKIGDDHLATCLYAVYDPINRTCELASAGHVPPVLVHPDGTGELLEIPAGAPIGVGGVPFVAKKIDVSDGSMLVMCTDGLVEVRGGDIGAGLAALCGNLIDPRRSPEEACDTVLDRLHSDDRKDDVALLVARFDGVAETEVATWTLAVDTAEVGRARLLVRERLAAWGLSALGDTTELLVSELVTNAVRVARDYVQLQLIRVDKLLVEVSDDNYNLPSLVPAESMDENGRGLNLVSQLAERWGTARKAVGKVVWFEQSLPRGYQALPRD